The following coding sequences lie in one Treponema sp. OMZ 790 genomic window:
- the rimO gene encoding MiaB/RimO family radical SAM methylthiotransferase, which yields MDLHGCAKNQVDAELIIGIMENLSWNNTSDPDEADLIIVNSCGFINSAKEESINAVLQAKAAHPKAKILLAGCLAERYAEVLKTDLPEADGIFGNGNLSLLPEIIDAMYPKKTSSKKIVKKTLIPPQIGVCGGERPKILNFPHSAYIKITEGCDNFCSFCAIPIIRGRLRSRPVKDICNEIKDFIKKDFYEFNLIGQDLAAYQTGKDDIKEHKKESNLSGLAFLLKTISQIKGDFKIRLLYIHPDHFPQDILPIMTADNRFLPYFDIPFQSGAQNIIQAMNRKGSAESYLEIVQKIRNAFKDAKSPYGEPQIRTTFLTGFPGETDEDFNETINFLKELKPLWSGGFTYSREEDTASYSFKNRVNKKTAQNRLAEIQDIQTGITEKILDSFIGKEIEVFVEELIPEDDTGTLALGRAWFQAPEVDGAVVLNFTSNKKDIAGKTISPGSIVKAKITGRSGFDIEAVAV from the coding sequence ATAGACTTGCATGGCTGTGCAAAAAATCAAGTAGATGCCGAGCTTATAATCGGAATAATGGAAAATTTGTCATGGAACAACACCTCCGATCCGGATGAAGCTGACTTGATTATAGTCAATTCGTGCGGCTTCATTAATTCTGCAAAAGAAGAATCGATAAATGCCGTTTTGCAAGCCAAAGCTGCTCATCCCAAAGCTAAAATTTTACTGGCCGGATGTCTTGCAGAACGTTATGCCGAGGTGCTTAAAACGGATTTACCTGAAGCAGACGGAATATTCGGAAACGGAAACCTTTCTCTTTTGCCGGAAATAATCGATGCAATGTACCCTAAAAAAACTTCATCCAAAAAAATAGTTAAAAAGACGCTTATTCCTCCGCAAATAGGGGTCTGCGGAGGAGAAAGACCTAAAATCCTTAACTTTCCCCATTCTGCCTATATTAAAATAACCGAAGGTTGTGATAACTTTTGCAGTTTTTGCGCCATACCTATAATCCGGGGAAGATTAAGAAGCCGCCCCGTCAAAGATATCTGTAACGAAATAAAAGACTTTATAAAAAAAGATTTTTACGAATTTAACCTGATAGGACAAGACCTTGCCGCCTATCAAACAGGAAAGGATGATATAAAAGAACATAAAAAAGAAAGTAACCTTTCCGGCTTGGCCTTTCTTTTAAAAACTATCTCGCAAATAAAAGGCGATTTTAAAATTCGCCTGCTTTATATCCACCCGGATCATTTTCCGCAGGATATTCTCCCGATAATGACCGCAGATAACAGATTTTTACCCTACTTCGATATTCCTTTTCAATCGGGCGCACAAAACATCATACAAGCGATGAACCGTAAAGGCTCGGCGGAAAGCTATCTCGAAATTGTACAAAAAATACGAAATGCTTTTAAAGATGCAAAAAGCCCTTACGGAGAACCGCAAATACGCACAACCTTTTTGACGGGTTTCCCTGGAGAAACGGATGAAGACTTTAATGAAACCATCAACTTTTTAAAAGAACTAAAACCTCTTTGGTCAGGAGGCTTCACATATTCCCGTGAAGAAGACACAGCCTCTTATTCTTTTAAAAACAGAGTAAACAAAAAAACGGCTCAAAACCGCCTCGCCGAAATACAGGACATACAAACCGGAATAACCGAAAAAATACTGGATTCCTTTATCGGAAAAGAAATAGAAGTATTTGTCGAAGAGCTCATTCCTGAAGATGATACAGGCACTCTGGCACTCGGAAGAGCTTGGTTTCAAGCCCCTGAAGTTGACGGAGCCGTAGTTTTGAACTTCACCTCAAACAAAAAAGATATAGCCGGAAAAACCATATCTCCCGGCTCTATAGTAAAAGCTAAAATTACAGGCCGAAGCGGCTTTGACATAGAAGCCGTTGCAGTATAA
- a CDS encoding M15 family metallopeptidase, producing the protein MQIILKNEKKLLIVLFFFCFINLNITIGQNKDKLDDFNFNLDNPWLSLRAIQMSYPDLVKNISFDSEVNDWFITIRNQNLYWAHGRLLPKKDIEKWRNWSPVISYFYSDEVQNPKEFSKDLIASLRPESLIKHRKKSPPPNYIFAKLIFNGKNRKEIIKQLRRLKFLGYDVWVHHRVVEPLKRVQKKIYAAQKKDLEVKKFLKELNQCWSFNWRVIADSGKLSNHSWGSAIDLLPKDYRNKKMYWFWEAVRDDHWMKIMPYRRWFPPKAVIEAFESEGFIWGGKWTLWDNMHFEYRPELLYIRNFVLHSEFNEFIAKDSKNTYSQSEPTIEQTGKKLPKNLEDIFRIADLVKFALSFSEKLDPFYGFKDENDPDNGEIIEDETNIEEPKYLEEMIE; encoded by the coding sequence ATGCAAATAATTTTAAAAAATGAAAAAAAGCTGCTCATTGTCTTATTCTTTTTTTGTTTTATAAATTTAAATATTACCATAGGCCAAAATAAAGACAAGCTTGATGACTTTAATTTTAACCTCGATAACCCATGGTTAAGCCTCAGAGCCATTCAAATGTCATATCCCGATCTTGTAAAAAATATTTCCTTTGATTCGGAAGTAAACGATTGGTTTATCACCATAAGAAATCAAAATTTATATTGGGCTCATGGAAGACTTTTACCGAAAAAGGATATTGAAAAATGGCGGAATTGGTCTCCGGTAATTTCTTATTTCTACTCCGATGAAGTCCAAAACCCCAAAGAATTTTCCAAAGACCTCATAGCCTCATTAAGACCGGAAAGCCTAATAAAGCACAGAAAGAAATCCCCTCCTCCAAATTACATTTTTGCAAAACTTATATTTAACGGAAAAAACAGAAAAGAAATTATCAAACAGCTGCGCCGTTTAAAGTTTCTAGGCTATGATGTGTGGGTACACCACCGCGTAGTCGAACCTCTAAAAAGAGTTCAAAAAAAGATATATGCGGCTCAAAAAAAAGATTTAGAAGTAAAGAAATTTTTAAAGGAACTGAATCAGTGCTGGAGTTTTAACTGGAGAGTTATAGCAGATTCGGGAAAGTTAAGCAATCATAGTTGGGGATCGGCTATTGATCTTTTGCCCAAAGACTATAGAAACAAAAAAATGTATTGGTTTTGGGAAGCAGTGCGTGATGATCATTGGATGAAAATTATGCCTTATAGAAGATGGTTCCCCCCAAAAGCAGTAATAGAAGCCTTTGAAAGTGAGGGCTTTATCTGGGGCGGCAAATGGACACTCTGGGATAATATGCACTTTGAATACCGGCCTGAACTCTTGTACATCAGAAATTTTGTTCTACACTCGGAATTTAACGAATTTATAGCAAAAGATTCCAAAAACACTTATAGTCAATCAGAACCTACGATTGAACAAACCGGTAAAAAACTTCCCAAAAACCTTGAAGATATTTTCCGAATTGCGGATTTGGTAAAATTTGCCCTATCTTTCTCTGAAAAGCTCGATCCTTTTTACGGGTTCAAAGATGAAAATGATCCGGATAACGGTGAAATTATCGAAGATGAGACAAATATCGAAGAACCCAAATATTTGGAGGAAATGATTGAGTAA
- a CDS encoding Holliday junction resolvase-like protein — translation MSKTILGILIAIIFFLAGLIIGKYKERSLNQKNVKEARKDAVKRSRAVLNGQLSEQLAPFFPDFPANPTEIQFIGKPIDYIAFNGSSQGRIEDISFIEIKTGSSSLSPVERSLKDAVKKNKIKYIEYHVDFKNE, via the coding sequence TTGAGTAAAACGATTTTAGGAATATTGATCGCAATAATATTCTTTTTGGCCGGATTGATTATCGGAAAATACAAAGAAAGAAGTTTAAATCAAAAAAACGTAAAGGAAGCACGAAAAGATGCCGTAAAACGCTCCAGAGCAGTATTAAACGGGCAGCTCTCTGAACAGTTGGCGCCTTTTTTCCCAGATTTTCCTGCAAACCCCACAGAAATACAGTTTATAGGAAAACCCATAGACTACATTGCCTTTAACGGCTCATCTCAAGGCCGTATAGAGGACATAAGTTTTATAGAAATAAAAACGGGGTCTTCCTCTTTAAGTCCCGTTGAACGCTCATTAAAAGATGCAGTCAAAAAAAATAAGATAAAATACATAGAATATCATGTAGATTTCAAGAATGAATAG
- a CDS encoding FAD:protein FMN transferase has protein sequence MRKYFIFLSFFLVLFLFSCKPVRTEYSKTWVSLGTVCRVRILTFESKKHADKVLEKVYAELTKLDNIFNANTDSLSAENNNLKGLTGIQESELERLNKAAGIFSLEVSPELYELLKTSLLFAELTDGAFNPAVGPLVKLWNIGFENQSVPSQEEINRVLPLLDYKNIELKTGNLVFLKKKGMRLDLGGIAKGYAADKIAKIILNHGIKDFLIDLGGNILASGKNPSDKTWKIALRNPLIGKNNSVVSMDLQDASIVTSGNYERFIKKDGIIYHHIFDSKTGYPVQNNLNASSIMSKSSAVADVLSTSSYALGEEKTKLLLQRLEPELLQLTGSSEIPACFLFYKDNSISILGNKNIEIIDPDFFIK, from the coding sequence ATGCGTAAATATTTTATATTTTTATCTTTTTTTTTGGTTCTTTTTTTATTTTCATGTAAACCTGTAAGAACCGAATACTCTAAAACATGGGTTTCATTGGGAACTGTTTGCAGGGTAAGAATTTTGACTTTCGAGTCTAAAAAACATGCCGACAAGGTTTTGGAAAAAGTTTATGCCGAACTGACAAAGCTCGACAACATCTTTAATGCCAACACCGACAGTCTTTCTGCAGAAAATAATAATCTTAAAGGTTTGACCGGTATACAGGAATCGGAACTTGAGAGACTGAACAAAGCCGCAGGTATTTTTTCCTTAGAAGTTTCACCCGAATTATATGAACTTTTAAAAACTTCTCTTTTATTTGCAGAGCTTACAGATGGAGCCTTTAATCCTGCTGTCGGGCCATTGGTAAAACTGTGGAATATAGGCTTTGAAAATCAATCCGTTCCATCGCAAGAAGAAATAAACAGGGTATTACCGCTTTTAGACTATAAAAATATAGAATTAAAAACCGGAAATCTGGTTTTTTTAAAGAAAAAAGGTATGAGACTTGACCTTGGAGGAATTGCAAAAGGTTATGCTGCCGACAAAATTGCAAAAATAATTTTAAACCACGGTATCAAAGATTTTTTGATAGACTTGGGCGGAAATATTCTGGCCTCAGGAAAAAATCCTTCAGACAAAACTTGGAAGATTGCCTTAAGGAATCCCCTAATCGGAAAAAATAATTCCGTTGTAAGTATGGACCTTCAAGATGCTTCGATTGTAACATCGGGAAACTACGAAAGATTTATAAAAAAAGACGGAATAATTTATCATCATATTTTTGATTCAAAAACGGGTTATCCGGTACAAAACAACTTGAATGCTTCTTCGATTATGAGTAAAAGTTCTGCAGTTGCCGATGTCCTTTCTACATCGAGCTATGCTCTGGGAGAAGAAAAGACAAAATTGCTTTTGCAAAGATTAGAGCCCGAATTACTTCAGCTGACAGGAAGCAGCGAAATACCGGCCTGTTTTTTATTTTACAAAGATAATTCCATTTCCATCTTAGGAAATAAAAATATCGAAATTATAGATCCTGATTTTTTTATCAAATAA
- the lspA gene encoding signal peptidase II → MKNKDYYLPFLLTAIVIIVDQFTKILVVKYMSVYEVIPIVGDLINLRFVYNTGAAFSLGAGFGEMTRKVVLVILPFLLLLALIAAYFKSVELTKAQRWFICGIVGGGFGNLIDRFFRPEGVVDFIDIKFFGILGMGRWPTFNAADSFIVCCGIGLGINLIMQGIKQKKIQDS, encoded by the coding sequence GTGAAGAATAAAGATTATTATCTTCCCTTTTTGCTTACTGCAATAGTAATTATTGTCGATCAATTTACCAAGATATTGGTTGTAAAGTATATGTCGGTTTATGAGGTTATTCCCATAGTTGGCGACCTTATAAATTTAAGGTTTGTATACAATACGGGAGCGGCTTTCAGCCTTGGAGCCGGTTTTGGAGAAATGACCAGAAAAGTCGTGCTGGTTATTTTACCATTTTTGCTTCTTTTAGCCCTTATTGCAGCCTATTTTAAATCTGTAGAATTAACAAAGGCTCAAAGATGGTTTATTTGCGGCATAGTAGGCGGAGGTTTTGGGAACCTCATAGACCGCTTTTTTAGACCCGAGGGCGTTGTAGATTTTATAGATATAAAATTTTTCGGTATTTTGGGTATGGGCCGCTGGCCTACCTTTAATGCTGCCGATTCTTTTATTGTATGCTGCGGAATAGGCCTGGGTATCAACTTGATTATGCAGGGCATAAAACAAAAGAAAATACAAGATAGCTAA
- a CDS encoding Crp/Fnr family transcriptional regulator — MSDLFSSFSRFAKKFPKGSVIFAEFEPGSSFYLIQSGRVQLIKIINGFEKNLDILQPGEIFGEMAILDNSPRSASAIAYDDVMALEFNKENFEILMKGNPAIAMRLLKTFVRRIYAQRRRFMILTIEDRPARIADVFLMLDETQPSLDRTTEMRSFDTTIEEVARWAGLSKEETEDNMRKFIDQGRISVYDDRIIVQNMTDLTRYVNTRRSKEQNLYVL, encoded by the coding sequence ATGTCGGATCTTTTTTCTTCTTTTTCAAGATTTGCAAAAAAATTCCCTAAGGGGTCTGTTATATTTGCAGAATTCGAACCCGGCTCGTCATTTTATTTGATACAGTCAGGCCGTGTTCAGCTTATAAAGATTATAAACGGTTTTGAAAAAAACCTTGACATCTTGCAGCCGGGAGAAATTTTCGGGGAGATGGCTATTTTGGATAATTCCCCGCGTTCGGCTTCCGCCATTGCTTATGATGATGTAATGGCCCTCGAATTCAATAAAGAAAACTTTGAAATATTAATGAAGGGAAATCCGGCCATTGCTATGCGTCTTTTAAAGACCTTTGTAAGACGTATCTATGCCCAAAGACGCCGGTTTATGATTTTGACCATTGAAGACAGGCCTGCAAGAATTGCAGACGTCTTTTTAATGCTGGATGAAACCCAGCCAAGCCTTGACCGTACCACCGAAATGCGCTCATTCGATACGACAATTGAAGAAGTTGCCCGTTGGGCAGGTCTTTCAAAAGAAGAAACCGAAGACAATATGCGCAAATTCATAGATCAAGGCAGAATTTCCGTCTATGATGATAGAATCATAGTACAAAACATGACCGATTTAACGCGTTATGTTAATACACGCCGCTCAAAAGAGCAAAATCTATACGTATTATAA
- a CDS encoding cyclic nucleotide-binding domain-containing protein yields MPKAINYKANSVVYFSGDFDERVFLLNTGSIALTSIDIETGEQVTDYIKTGEFFGVKSALGNYPREESAMVLTDSIVYSFTSREFEAFAQTNTRIILQMIKVFSRQLRSIHKQLASLLDSEEETNPEEGLFNVMNAFYSSQHYGAAGHVGARYKAIYPNGKYISQVDQIVRSTAEVAGRSFGNAEGHNEAAFVQPEKPAQAADGTIHLTYNKAEDLFEKGEFEAAYDQYHAVIEAGAGDEITDNAYIGAGKTLHAQKEYVRCLQLLTGFISQHPKSLKIGDALMYLGMCYMDMERPDKAIAFFDKAAILSGPGIIGKIRELQKECSTMLQGA; encoded by the coding sequence ATGCCTAAGGCTATTAATTACAAGGCAAATTCGGTAGTTTATTTCTCCGGAGACTTTGATGAACGTGTTTTCCTTTTAAACACAGGCAGCATAGCTCTTACATCTATAGATATTGAAACGGGAGAGCAGGTTACGGATTACATAAAAACCGGGGAATTTTTCGGAGTAAAATCGGCATTGGGCAATTATCCGAGAGAAGAAAGCGCAATGGTTTTAACCGATTCCATAGTTTACTCTTTTACAAGCAGGGAATTTGAAGCTTTTGCGCAGACCAATACCCGTATTATTTTACAGATGATAAAGGTTTTTTCCCGTCAACTTAGATCCATTCATAAACAACTAGCCTCTCTTTTAGACAGCGAAGAGGAAACCAATCCTGAAGAGGGCCTTTTCAATGTTATGAATGCCTTTTATTCTTCTCAACATTACGGGGCTGCCGGACATGTCGGGGCAAGGTACAAGGCCATTTATCCCAACGGAAAATATATTTCGCAGGTAGACCAGATTGTTAGAAGTACTGCAGAAGTTGCCGGCCGTTCTTTTGGAAATGCTGAAGGGCATAATGAGGCCGCTTTTGTTCAACCTGAAAAACCGGCTCAAGCTGCAGACGGTACCATTCATCTTACGTATAACAAGGCAGAAGACCTTTTTGAAAAAGGAGAATTTGAAGCTGCCTATGATCAATATCATGCCGTAATTGAAGCCGGAGCAGGTGACGAAATTACCGATAACGCATATATAGGAGCCGGAAAAACTCTCCATGCCCAAAAAGAATATGTACGCTGTTTACAGCTTTTAACGGGTTTTATTTCACAACATCCCAAATCTTTAAAAATAGGAGATGCCCTTATGTATCTCGGAATGTGTTATATGGATATGGAAAGACCCGATAAGGCAATTGCCTTTTTTGATAAGGCTGCCATCTTGTCGGGCCCCGGCATAATCGGTAAGATTCGGGAATTACAAAAAGAATGCAGTACCATGCTGCAAGGAGCATAA
- a CDS encoding PHP domain-containing protein — MVDLHTHSTASDGTFTPAELAAAVKKAGISAFALTDHDILSGLEEAAAEAAKQGIIFIRGVEISVKWSPGELHLLGLDLRKNSHELNMLLQDLQDERINRNQRMAEKLKKAGFDISYEKVRDFAGGDKGLGRPHFAAYMAAHKMVKKNQEAFDKYFAKGRPFFEEKENAGLDEAISAVKSAGGIPVLAHPMSLYLSWSSLPDVIADFKRQGLVGLEAWNSSTKYNDCKRLEKLAASLDMPVTAGSDFHGSIRKDRKLGETSKNSIKIEDRFYENLRALHPDLPPLPTTE; from the coding sequence ATGGTGGACTTACACACTCACTCAACAGCATCGGATGGAACATTTACCCCTGCAGAACTTGCGGCTGCCGTAAAAAAAGCCGGAATTTCGGCCTTTGCCTTAACCGACCACGATATTTTAAGCGGACTTGAAGAAGCCGCTGCAGAAGCAGCAAAACAGGGCATAATTTTTATACGCGGTGTAGAAATAAGCGTTAAGTGGAGCCCCGGAGAGCTTCACTTGTTGGGGCTTGATTTACGCAAAAATTCTCATGAGCTTAATATGCTCTTACAGGATCTGCAGGATGAAAGGATAAACAGAAATCAGAGGATGGCTGAAAAATTAAAAAAAGCCGGCTTCGATATTTCATATGAAAAGGTCAGAGACTTTGCAGGCGGGGACAAGGGTTTGGGAAGACCTCATTTTGCAGCCTACATGGCAGCCCATAAAATGGTCAAAAAAAATCAAGAAGCCTTTGATAAGTATTTTGCCAAAGGGCGGCCCTTTTTTGAAGAAAAAGAAAATGCCGGCCTTGATGAGGCAATTTCTGCCGTAAAATCGGCAGGAGGAATTCCTGTTTTAGCCCATCCCATGTCCCTATATTTATCTTGGTCTTCCCTCCCCGACGTTATAGCCGATTTTAAAAGGCAGGGTCTTGTAGGGCTTGAAGCGTGGAATTCTTCGACAAAGTACAATGATTGCAAGCGGTTAGAAAAACTGGCGGCCTCCCTCGATATGCCTGTAACTGCAGGAAGCGATTTTCACGGCTCAATCCGAAAGGACAGAAAACTCGGAGAAACTTCAAAGAACAGTATAAAGATTGAAGACCGCTTTTATGAAAATTTAAGAGCCCTTCATCCTGACCTTCCTCCTCTGCCTACAACGGAATAA
- a CDS encoding class I SAM-dependent RNA methyltransferase produces the protein MQKEIVKTKKMVFGASCIADLKDGKTVFVPYSLPDEVLEISIVKEHKNYTEGKIEKILESSPHRVEPKCPHFYACGGCNLQTADDGYQHLLRKSMALEALDRALSSNFNSTIGKSKTENPFFEKSILENSIFVSGPDWEYRSRFQFYVDKDGSLSLKENKNSDSVKIKDCPVAVPAIRNLLKSDLKEYAPNSRIHIFSDGEKIFTEKNAKDCEVGLAGKRIKFNPLGFFQSNLKMTEKLINTIFEHSRISGRVLDFYSGVGTFSLFAYDKAKEIHLVEHNKHALSYAKENFKINKESKIFYHNLDGKNWAKTKESKLKFDTVFIDPPRSGIDKEALSWLCSSGTCQIFYISCDPVTFARDTAKLLLSGYKLEQHFLFDFYPQTHHIETLGIFRKLGMI, from the coding sequence ATGCAAAAAGAAATCGTAAAAACAAAAAAGATGGTTTTCGGAGCCTCATGTATAGCGGACTTAAAGGACGGCAAGACCGTTTTTGTTCCTTATTCACTCCCCGATGAGGTTTTGGAAATCTCAATAGTAAAAGAACATAAAAATTATACTGAGGGAAAAATCGAAAAAATTTTAGAAAGCTCTCCGCACAGGGTAGAACCGAAATGCCCTCACTTTTATGCTTGCGGGGGCTGCAATCTTCAAACAGCCGATGACGGGTATCAGCACCTTTTACGCAAGTCAATGGCGCTTGAAGCCCTTGATAGGGCCTTGAGTTCTAATTTTAATTCTACTATCGGAAAATCTAAAACGGAAAACCCCTTTTTTGAAAAATCTATCCTTGAAAATAGCATTTTTGTAAGCGGCCCGGATTGGGAATATCGATCCCGCTTTCAGTTTTATGTTGACAAGGACGGCTCTCTTTCTTTAAAAGAAAATAAAAACTCCGATTCGGTAAAGATAAAGGATTGTCCTGTTGCAGTACCTGCAATAAGAAACCTTTTAAAATCCGATTTAAAAGAATATGCGCCGAATTCGAGAATTCACATTTTTTCGGACGGGGAAAAAATTTTTACCGAGAAAAATGCAAAAGACTGCGAGGTAGGACTTGCAGGGAAGAGAATAAAATTTAATCCCTTGGGCTTTTTTCAATCGAATTTAAAGATGACCGAAAAACTGATAAACACGATTTTTGAACACTCAAGAATCTCAGGCCGAGTTTTGGATTTTTATTCGGGTGTAGGAACCTTTTCGCTCTTTGCTTACGATAAGGCAAAAGAGATTCATCTTGTCGAGCATAATAAACACGCCCTTTCCTATGCTAAGGAAAATTTTAAGATAAATAAAGAATCTAAAATCTTTTATCATAACTTGGATGGAAAAAACTGGGCAAAAACTAAGGAATCAAAACTGAAATTCGATACGGTTTTTATAGATCCCCCGAGAAGCGGCATAGATAAGGAAGCCCTGTCTTGGCTTTGCTCAAGCGGAACCTGCCAAATTTTTTACATCTCCTGCGACCCCGTAACCTTCGCCCGCGATACTGCGAAACTTCTTTTATCCGGCTACAAGTTGGAACAACATTTTCTATTCGATTTTTACCCTCAAACCCACCATATTGAAACTCTGGGGATTTTTAGGAAGCTGGGGATGATTTAA
- a CDS encoding 2'-5' RNA ligase family protein — MKQNNIPQQTHFIGVLLPEDISLRLEDCRQYMNRAYGCKSGHGTPIHVTLVPPFRLQKDYSTDDLIRVIENEVLPKGLGFMAHIDNFDAFGDRTLFAKVVADENWTKLRDETVKAILNACPGCTKKDRRSFQPHATVSNRDIPPGITAKALQVMNELNIVEDFPVDNITIFERKANRWEAAVTMELSL; from the coding sequence ATGAAACAAAACAATATTCCGCAGCAGACGCATTTTATCGGTGTCTTGTTACCGGAGGATATAAGTCTTAGGCTTGAAGATTGCCGGCAATATATGAACAGGGCTTACGGGTGTAAGTCAGGGCATGGTACTCCAATCCATGTTACTCTTGTACCTCCGTTCAGATTGCAGAAAGATTATTCAACGGATGATTTAATAAGAGTAATTGAAAACGAAGTTTTGCCTAAGGGCTTAGGTTTTATGGCTCATATAGATAATTTTGATGCGTTTGGCGATAGAACTCTTTTTGCAAAAGTAGTTGCAGATGAAAATTGGACAAAGCTTCGTGATGAGACCGTAAAAGCAATTTTGAACGCCTGTCCGGGCTGTACCAAAAAAGACCGGAGATCTTTCCAGCCTCATGCCACCGTTTCAAATCGAGATATTCCACCGGGGATAACGGCAAAGGCTCTTCAGGTTATGAATGAACTGAATATTGTTGAAGACTTTCCGGTTGATAACATCACGATTTTTGAACGAAAGGCCAATAGGTGGGAAGCTGCTGTTACTATGGAATTATCCTTATAG
- a CDS encoding SPFH domain-containing protein: MIALYVALVVAVIILFSIAVVVPEQESYVIERLGKYSRTLTAGFHILTPFIDRIAYKQNLKEEALDVDPQVCITADNVQVQVDGILYLKIFDPVKASYGIDNYRYAVAQLAKTTMRSEIGKLELDRTFCGREGLNDNIVKALDEASDNWGIKVTRYEIRDITPTRTILEAMERQMRAEREKRANILSSEGKQQSRINISLGKKQEAINKAMGEKQRRINLAEGRSKAIEITSNATAEGLRLIADALSQPGGRTAMGIRLAENYIQRFEHIIKKSNVSVYPENIAGLAAFTDIIKNAGKEMKTVEGGRNA, from the coding sequence ATGATAGCTTTATATGTTGCTCTGGTTGTGGCGGTTATTATTTTATTTTCGATAGCCGTTGTCGTTCCGGAACAGGAAAGTTATGTTATTGAAAGGCTTGGAAAATATTCGCGGACTCTTACTGCGGGTTTCCATATCTTAACCCCATTTATAGATAGGATTGCTTATAAACAAAACCTAAAGGAAGAGGCCTTGGACGTAGATCCGCAAGTTTGTATCACAGCCGACAACGTTCAGGTACAGGTAGACGGAATTCTCTACCTCAAGATTTTTGATCCGGTTAAGGCCAGCTACGGAATAGACAATTACCGCTATGCCGTTGCTCAGCTTGCAAAGACAACTATGCGAAGCGAAATAGGAAAGCTGGAACTTGATAGAACCTTTTGCGGAAGAGAAGGCCTAAACGACAATATTGTAAAGGCTTTAGACGAGGCTTCCGACAACTGGGGCATAAAGGTTACCCGTTACGAAATACGGGATATCACTCCTACCCGTACAATCCTCGAAGCCATGGAAAGGCAAATGAGGGCCGAACGCGAAAAGCGGGCTAATATTCTTTCGAGTGAAGGGAAACAGCAATCCCGAATAAATATTTCTTTGGGTAAAAAGCAGGAAGCTATTAACAAGGCTATGGGCGAAAAACAACGAAGGATCAATCTCGCTGAAGGACGCTCAAAGGCTATCGAGATAACGAGTAATGCAACAGCCGAAGGTTTGCGTTTAATTGCAGATGCCCTTTCTCAGCCGGGAGGAAGAACGGCTATGGGTATCCGCCTTGCCGAAAACTATATTCAAAGATTTGAACACATTATCAAAAAATCCAATGTTTCGGTTTACCCCGAAAACATTGCAGGTCTTGCAGCCTTTACCGACATTATTAAAAATGCCGGTAAAGAAATGAAGACGGTAGAGGGAGGTAGAAATGCTTAA